The Candidatus Binatia bacterium region TGGCGAAGTACGGATTCCCGTATCAGGTGGAGCCATGCCGGCGTACCGGGCCATGCCGGTATCCGGCGGTGCGCACCCGGTGGTGCTAGTGGTGCACGAGATCTTCGGGGTCCATGAGTACATCAAAGACGTCTGCCGGCGCCTGGCAAAGCTCGGGTATCTCGCGATTGCGCCCGAACTGTACGCCCGCCAGGGTGAGGTGTCGAAGCTGTCCAGCATCGAAGTCATTGTCTCCCAGGTCGTGTCCAAAGTTCCGGATGCGCAGGTGATGTCGGATCTCGATGCCGCGGCGGCGTGGGCGAAACAGTTCGGCAACGGAGACACCGACAAGCTGGGGATAACCGGGTTCTGCTGGGGTGGCCGGATTGTGTGGCTGTATGCCGCGCACAATCCGAAGCTCCGGGCCGGCGTGGCCTGGTACGGGCGACTTATCAGCAGCCCCGACAACCTCCATC contains the following coding sequences:
- a CDS encoding dienelactone hydrolase family protein, yielding MADNILGRAEVTRREFMATTLAAGFALAVQPISAQTITTDATDLTAGEVRIPVSGGAMPAYRAMPVSGGAHPVVLVVHEIFGVHEYIKDVCRRLAKLGYLAIAPELYARQGEVSKLSSIEVIVSQVVSKVPDAQVMSDLDAAAAWAKQFGNGDTDKLGITGFCWGGRIVWLYAAHNPKLRAGVAWYGRLISSPDNLHPKNPVDVVASMHAPVLGLYGGADAGIPLETVEQMRQALKAANNPSEIIVYPDTPHGFHADYRDSYRTEPAADGWRRLREWFKQHGVA